A segment of the Toxotes jaculatrix isolate fToxJac2 chromosome 2, fToxJac2.pri, whole genome shotgun sequence genome:
TGGAGCCGCTGCGGTGGCTGCTGAAGAGCCAGTTTGACCGAAACGTGGTGGTGAACTTCGAAATCCAGGAGCTCATCTTCGACTATGTGTTTACACATCTGGGCATCGCCTCTGAGGTATTAGTACTGGGGGGTTAGTGTTGTAAATTCCAGTGTAGccattttttgccattttgtaattgagtgtttttcttttcctgtcagtgcctttttttacatttcagttaaaTCCCAGCTGTCTTTTAGCTCTGCATATCAGTCCATTCAAACAGTTAACATATAAGGCATAATGTTGCAGAGACATGTTACCACCAACAAAGGTCTCCACACACTTCACATTAAATGGCAAATGTTTTCCAAGTCAGAGTTAAACAAATATAAGGACATACTTAAAAGCTACATACACAAGTATACAACAGGTCTTTTCAGTTCAGCCGGTCAAAATGCTTGAGGTCAACCATGATAATACAGAAAATGATGCTTCTAAATATCAGAAGTTTACAAAAGCTGTTCATGTGTATAATAAGGTGTTTTATTTCTAGTCagacataaaaatattttagttttaccACTGAAGGAAAGTGCCAGGTAAGCTTGTAATTTATTAAacctgtttctctgttgttaaTGTGCTTGTGCAATGacaacatagaaacacacactaagaacaaaacaaaaacattgtaAGGGGCATAAAGATATGTGTCTGTTACCACCAAGTGTTTCCTGGGAGGTTAATTACACTAATGCACACTTGTAATGTTTTGCCGTTTCTGTTTACTAATGTCAGTGATGACCAGATGTTTGCTCAGCATTACTTTCCCATGCTTTCACAGGACAGCGTGGAACACCCCATTGTGCTCACAGAGGCACCCTGTAACCCGCTGCACTGTCGGCAGATGATGTCAGAGTTGCTGTTTGAGTGTTACCGTGTCCCGTACGTCTCTTACGGCGTGGACGGCTTGTACAGTTTCTACCACAATAACACGCGGAGGAACATCCGTCCGCCACACACCGGCATTGTTCTGTCCTCAGGATACCACTGCTCACACATCCTGCCAGTTATCAACGGCAGGTGAggattcacagacacagacagctgcTTCTGTGTTGCATTTGTTCTTTTACAGTTCATTGTATATATGTCTGTAAgaaatctgtctttttcctgagcttttttccacagaagacattttcacTTACAGTAGGAAAAGCAAAAGTGTTACTTTTAACATCAGTGGtatctctgctctgttcagGTGTCCCACTAAGCCATGACAATGGGACAGTGAGCCAGGACGCATAATACCAGTGCTCTGAAACTGAATAgataaatggaattcagccattgtCATTTACACCTGTGGTTTTCCCACTGTGACATGTCTTTACTGTAAAAGACCTTTTTTACTCTCTTTAGCGCAACCATTCAcacattttgttcagtttgttgtgtCTAATTTTGATACGGTTTCGATTCGAGGTTGGATGCGGTGAACTGTAAACGTGTGAACATGGCTGGGAGTCAGGCAGCGTCCTACCTGCAGCGCCTCCTCCAGCTGAAATACCCAGGTCACCTTGCCGCTATCACACTGAGCCGCATGGAGGAACTGCTACATGAACACAGTTACACTGCGGTGGATTATCATGAAGGTACAATTTGTCAGTGTCAATATCAATGTATATTTAAAACTGGCAAGTCTTTTCTTTAGTTTACAGCTCCAAGTTACCACAGTAAATAACCATTATGTTTCTGAAGAGTGGAAGGACTCCCAAATTAATCTCAAGTAACATTAATTAAATGCGCACAGGCATGAATTTTCAGCTTGTGGCTGGTGGAAATACAGGTGATCATAGATTTATGGAGATACATGCACATcgcttcttcctttcttcttttcttactTTCCATTTCCTTCATGTTGTGTTCTCTCCAGAGCTGGAAAAATGGCGCAGCCCAGAGTTTTATGAGCGGGAGGTTCACCGAATGCAGCTTCCCTTCTCGGGTAAAGTGCCGGGcggctgtgtgagtgtggaggAGAGGCAAGAGAGACGAGCTCAGCAGCTTCGACGCCTTCAGGAGATCAATGCTCGCCGCCGTgaagagaagctgcagcaggacCAAGAGAGGCTGGACAGACTTATGGCAGTACAGGCAAGAAACCTGTCTTGTTAATTTAGTAAAGTAGTGTTGTTATTCTCTTTAGGTTTTTCAAGTGGTATTTTATATGTGTGAGACTCAAGATTACACAGAAGACTATAAAAATTGGTCTTCGAAGGAATTTGGATGTCCTTGTTTCCTTTACAACAGCAACTTTTGATtggatttaaaaacacagctggtgTGTGATCACAgagttttgtgtgtgcaggagctGTGGGACGACGGCCTGTTGGATCAGTTTCACAAGAGCCTGGTGGAGCTCAACATGGACTCAGCGGaggagttgcagtcctacatcaacaaactgcagctggCTGTGGAGCAGGGCAGGCAGAAGCTGCTGCACAGCGACGGAGcagagggaaagatggaggtGGGTGTTACCTCACcaaatcagagagaaaaatagaatTAGTAAGTCTTGAATTGTTATTTTACAAGGGTGGGGTCTATATTTTGAGGGTAGGTCTCTGGTAAAACATTTGGGTTAAAAAACAGATGGTGCAGGGCAgtaactgcaaaaaaaacagaggtggGTTTATATTAGATatcccccccccaaaaaaattgtAGTGAAACTAAAACATAGTAATTTATTCATTGTTGTGAGTTAAAGCACAGTGGATTCATACATACATAGTGtagttttatacattttatacaTTATGAAATGACAGCAGCTAATAAATGCAGGAGCCACTGAGCTGGAGTCAAACTCAAATGATCCAATAATTGATTAGGTCTGCGTGTCATTACCGTGAACGTGCTCGCGGGGCTCTGCAGGATACGAACCTGTTTGCTGCACTGGATGTGCTGCGGCTGACACGAAGCCTGAggctgttctgtctctgtctgccaggTGTCTGAGCTGGAGCAGCCGATGGATGAGGGAGACGGAGTCGCGCTGATGGATTCTGACTTCCCCGAGGACACGCTGCCAGAAAAACCCGCTAATGTGGTTCAGGTAATGGCACAGAGACACTGCAACTTCCCAGACAGATATTTAGTTCCCCATTAATGCTGTGCAGGTAATTATCTGCCAGTTCAATATGTGTGAGAAAACTTTTTCTCCTGCATAATATATTTGTGCCAGAACAGCAATGAAACTAGCAAACTTTGCTCCTGAGCTGAAACATTTGGTGTCAGTACTTCTCACACATTTTATATCAGTGAACAATAACTTTGATCTCGATCTGCAGCCCATGTTCAACATGGCAGAGTACCACCAACTGTTTGTGGGTACAGAGCGCCTGCGGTGTCCAGAGATCCTGTTCCAGCCCTCGCTGACTGGAGAGGAGCAGATGGGACTGATGGAGACGCTGCAGTATGTCCTGGCCAGGTAATGATACAGTCCacaatagacacacacaaaaaaagccaagCTCGCATATGCATATACGGTACAGTACatgtatacatgcacacacatgcatcatgGAAATTTGTTTGCATGCTTGGACCTGTTTGTTTTACCACACAAAACTTAATTTTATCAGCTATAACATCATTTCTCCTATTAACTGTAGTAAAATGACACATGAAAGGTTACAACTCTGACATATTAATGTTTTTCTCACTTCTCCTACGCTACATACAGGTATACACCAGAGCAGCAGGAGGCGTTGGTGAGCAATGTGTTTTTGACAGGAGGGAACATGCAGTACCCTGGGATGaaggagagagtggagagagaacTGCTGGCTATGAGGCCCTTCCAGTCACACTTTAAGGTACAGCCTATATCCTTTTTAAACCCCTGTTTATCATTATACATACTCGTCTAAAGTGCCAGACCATCATGTTCTGATGAAGACTGAATTTTGTTAGAAAATCTAAAATTATGTTAAAATTTAACAAATTTGACGAACCCTTTCAGGCACAGTCATATTAGAGtaagttttacagttttctttacaCAGTGGAAACATTTACAGACAGAGCTTACATCCAAATAGATCTAAACTAGATTCATACAAATGTACAAGTAAAGATAAAagcctgtttttaaaaatataaaaagttcTAAATAAGAGAtgtgaaaagtaaaaagtaagaaaaaagagaaaaaaataaactctaGAGAAACCAGTTCCCTCAGCTTAAAGCACCCCTACCTTTCAGTTAGGGGTACTTTAATTTAGATGTAATCTGTTTTCAAATACATTTGAACTCTGGCTCACTGCTTCCCAGGTTACCATGGCATCGCAGCTAGCCCTGGACGCCTGGTGCGGGGCAAGAGACTGGGCCTTGGAGCATCCGCCTGGAGGAGGAGCGGCAGAGGGATGGATCAGCAGACAGGACTACGAGGAGAAAGGAGGCGAGTATCTGAGCGAGCACTGTGCCTCTAACGCCTTCATTCCCATGAAGCTCGCCAAACCAGTTCCTGCTCGCCCCGTCGAACCCTCCGTTATGACTTCAGCGGGAGCTTCTGCTGCCATCTCCACGGTTACGTCTGCCCTGACTCCCTCCTTCTCTACTGGTGCTGCTGATGTTTCTATGGTTTCCTCCTAAACTTATTTCTCAGAGTCTCAATTTGGAATGAAGTACCCTTTTTTTTGGTGTAGTTTAACCTATCTGCTTCTGCATCAGACTTTAGTAACTTCATAACTGGAACTGGACTGTTCATATTGAATTGCCATCAAAGTAATCACCTTAAAAGtcagatggaaatatttttgtatattattatgtaaatagaatttgttttgtgtgtgttttttaaaaatatattttcacttATGAAAACAGCTCTTTGCTTTTGATTGACAGATTGACCAGAAAGTTTGGCAGATGTCTGATGCTGCTCGTCACATCGTGTTGCATTTTAGTCAACCTTCTTCAGTATCTTTgattttcttccttctcttttttctctctctgcagctcactttcaaatcagttcagttacacacacaacaaaaagttTTCTCATTTACCTTTAGTTGTATCTATACATGCAgttcattttggttttattatttcttgGGTTGCACTGGTCCAGATCTTTGCTGCCACACCAGTATAATGGAGGTGAAATTTTATTTGTTGTGCTCACAgcagaactttaaaaaaatcaactgcCTTATGTCTCCATTCCTCTGGATTAGCAATTATTTTCACTACTGATTATCCAATCTGTCGGTTATTGTTTatattaatcgattaattgtgCAGTCTATAAAATTTAGTCTGACAAATGCCTATTACTGTTTCCCACAGCTGTAAATGATATCTTCAGATTACctattttgtctgaccaacagccCGAACCCTAAAGATTTTGCCATTTGGACAAATAAAGCAGAAGTAAAAGGTGATACCATAGATTATTTAGCGGTCAACCGATCAACTAATAATTTCAGCAGGCTGTTTTCACAGGGACTATTTCTTCTGTTTAAAGTTGTTCAGGTAAATACCTCCAAACCTTGGACTACCAGTATATTCATGGAGAAATAACTCCAGAAGTAAGTGAGATGATGTTTTAGTTTctgatttgggtgaactgagcCTTTAAATGCAGCACACATGATGTGTTGCAGTGTAGTGTTGCACCACCAGATGGCACAGGCGAACAAAATGTAGTCGTTCTGTCCTCAGCCTCCACAGTATCAACTGAGCTACTGGGGTTTGCTGTTGGCACAATCACAGTAGTAGACCTATTACACAGTATTACACTGACCTCTGTACCTgagtgctttgtttttattgttgttaacacaacagacacacaaacacatagttTCATCACCCTAATATTCACAGGAACATATAACAGCAGGAACCTCTGAAGTGTGAGGCTGTGTCCTTATGTGTGCAGTTaagttctctttctttcatgtaACCTAAAGGTTCTGACTCTcactgttggttgtgttgtaggtgtgtttgctgtgctgttttGCTCCTTGTTGGTCCATATTATTAACCCAGCAGACCTCTGCAGTCTAATAATATTACATGGCGTTAAACTCTGCCACAGCTGAAGGCTGAAAACCTCAGACAGCTTGTTCTGCTTCTCCTCAAGCAGCAGTGTgccaaccaaacacacacacacacacacacacacacacacacacacagcactggtTTCCACAGCAGGGCAGATTGGGGCTAATCAGAGCCAAAACAGACCTGTGACTGCAGGATGATTGGCTCAAATTTAAcaagggagaaggaggaaaaacaaagcaagagGATTTATTTCTATGGCTACACTATACTTTAGCAAGGGTTTTCAAtgatatttagaaaaaaaaatcagctgcagGTGCAACCTAAAAAAAGACATTGGATAATTTCTGCCTTTTCAATTCCATATGATGCACAGTTGTTGTGTCCAGCTAAAGAGGCTGCCATTGTGTCACTTTTGGTTTGTTATGCACCGTAAACAAGCGGGTGAATAATCTCAGAAAGTTCATTGATCTGAATTTTTGAGAAATACAAAGACATATTGGCCACAGTATTCTGTGGTTATGATGTGTTGACAGTGGATCTTCTCAGTCCTTCCTGATGTGTTGTGGctcaaatttaaaaagaaaacagtgtgatGGGT
Coding sequences within it:
- the actr5 gene encoding actin-related protein 5, encoding MASKERPVCQIFSFQDCKASPDPIYELPAQCLTPTPAPIVIDNGSFQTRAGWAAPAAEYDSPRLIFRSVAARSRGAARSETQIGNDIPNLEPLRWLLKSQFDRNVVVNFEIQELIFDYVFTHLGIASEDSVEHPIVLTEAPCNPLHCRQMMSELLFECYRVPYVSYGVDGLYSFYHNNTRRNIRPPHTGIVLSSGYHCSHILPVINGRLDAVNCKRVNMAGSQAASYLQRLLQLKYPGHLAAITLSRMEELLHEHSYTAVDYHEELEKWRSPEFYEREVHRMQLPFSGKVPGGCVSVEERQERRAQQLRRLQEINARRREEKLQQDQERLDRLMAVQELWDDGLLDQFHKSLVELNMDSAEELQSYINKLQLAVEQGRQKLLHSDGAEGKMEVSELEQPMDEGDGVALMDSDFPEDTLPEKPANVVQPMFNMAEYHQLFVGTERLRCPEILFQPSLTGEEQMGLMETLQYVLARYTPEQQEALVSNVFLTGGNMQYPGMKERVERELLAMRPFQSHFKVTMASQLALDAWCGARDWALEHPPGGGAAEGWISRQDYEEKGGEYLSEHCASNAFIPMKLAKPVPARPVEPSVMTSAGASAAISTVTSALTPSFSTGAADVSMVSS